The following coding sequences lie in one Crassostrea angulata isolate pt1a10 chromosome 10, ASM2561291v2, whole genome shotgun sequence genomic window:
- the LOC128165189 gene encoding EF-hand calcium-binding domain-containing protein 7-like isoform X3 has translation MSRRSSRVSMTGDNGEFYLECKAAYLSIYDSVKDEIDSVEDLVQVLQQAGRNPSKKVLARYWKSDTEHLTFDEFVDICKKEKATTADDLMKAFRKIDINGDGYISLEELYKIMTTKGEKMSRSDVKKMIDEVDENKDGRLDYGEFCKMIMETTEECKKVSRKIMEKKELKRRKEDQTKTSDSRSGSQVSVRSAASVKSYSERPMSASSRSNKGASLAGSRKSLLSVDDLPKPSPRNKKSKGPAAASLAKLSEPKNLKEWTHATSKGMFYIDEETEKLLCHQYNLKLTEDTSVWITIQPIKTRCQADSDQVIDTGLFILRDKPDEDGNVLITFTRHRDAKGKYGVKCSLDAGNYRIIPFTTGSRLKKRESDPSSAAKLLQLKDGKYTISKAFRKVLEDIFDLSDLDGNGTMSREEFNWYNIRTSDEEVGDDEWEVVEERLELEDGEITKNGFLQLNEMEAEDSNGDEDDMWVTLESLGINKELVMDEACPFVIDVYTEDCDDAEFKVEAIEDMMDKLQRPLCQSVMEKGEATKVKGMKDLTMFTYMSDTRATIVVDNKSYSSVRLNLDCSGSRNCLTNQPSLDETFSVKSQSQIIAYHFTPKNEDDEWNVKCEESIQK, from the exons ATGTCAAGACGGTCCAGTCGAGTCTCCATGACTGGAGATAATGGGGAGTTTTATCTTGAGTGTAAAGCAGCTTACCTCTCCATCTATGACAGTGTCAAGGATGAGATTGATTCTGTAGAAGACCTAGTGCAAG TTTTACAGCAGGCAGGCAGAAATCCATCAAAGAAAGTTTTAGCCAGATACTGGAAATCTGACACag AGCACTTGACATTCGATGAGTTTGTGGACatttgcaaaaaagaaaaagccaCCACAGCGGATGACTTGATGAAAGCATTTAGGAAAATAGATATTAATGGAGATGGTTATATTTCATTAGAGGagctctacaaaataatgaCCACT AAAGGTGAAAAAATGAGCCGTTCAGATGTCAAAAAGATGATTGATGAAGTGGACGAAAACAAAGATGGACGTCTGGACTATGGAGAA TTTTGCAAGATGATCATGGAAACAACAGAGGAATGTAAGAAAGTGTCAAGGAAGATCATGGAGAAAAAAGAACTTAAAAGAAGGAAGGAAGATCAGACAAAAACAA GTGACTCTAGGTCAGGTTCTCAGGTCTCAGTGAGATCAGCAGCATCTGTGAAAA GTTACAGTGAGAGACCCATGTCTGCCTCTTCCAGATCAAATAAAG GTGCATCATTGGCAGGATCAAGGAAGTCTTTGCTTAGTGTTG ATGATCTTCCAAAGCCATCTCCAAGGAACAAGAAGTCCAAAGGTCCGGCTGCAGCTTCCTTGGCTAAACTTTCAGAACCCAAAAACCTAAAG gAATGGACACATGCAACTAGTAAAGGGATGTTTTACATTGATGAAGAGACAGAAAAGCTTCTCTGTCATCAGTATAATCTTAAATTGACAGAGGACACATCTGTGTGGATCACAATCCAGCCAATCAAAACTCGCTGTCAAG CTGATTCGGACCAGGTCATAGACACAGGCTTGTTTATCCTGAGAGACAAACCGGATGAAGATGGCAATGTCCTTATAACGTTTACAAGGCACAGAGATGCAAAGGGG aaatatGGAGTGAAATGTTCTTTGGACGCAGGAAACTACCGCATCATTCCCTTCACAACAGGATCTCGTCTCAAAAAACGAGAGAGCGATCCTTCAAGTGCAGCAAAATTGCTACAACTCAAAGATGGAAAATATACCATATCCAAGGCCTTCAG GAAAGTGCTAGAAGACATCTTTGACCTGTCTGACCTTGACGGGAATGGGACAATGAGTCGGGAGGAGTTCAACTGGTACAACATCCGGACGAGTGATGAGGAGGTCGGCGATGATGAGTGGGAGGTGGTGGAGG AGAGACTGGAACTTGAGGATGGCGAAATTACAAAGAATGGTTTCCTCCAGCTGAATGAAATGGAGGCAGAGGATTCTAATGGAGATGAGGACGACATGTGGGTGACACTGGAGAGTCTGGGCATCAACAAAGAGCTGGTCATGGATGAG GCTTGTCCATTCGTAATTGATGTCTACACAGAAGACTGTGATGATGCTGAATTTAAAGTGGAAGCCATTGAAGACATGATGGATAAACTGCAGCGTCCCTTGTGTCAGTCTGTGATGGAAAAG GGTGAAGCCACCAAGGTGAAGGGTATGAAGGATTTAACGATGTTCACATATATGAGTGACACCAGAGCCACCATTGTAGTAGACAATAAG TCTTACAGTAGTGTCCGTTTAAACCTTGATTGTTCTGGCAGCCGAAATTGTCTGACAAATCAACCCTCATTGGATGAAACATTCTCTGTCAAATCACAGTCTCAGATC ATTGCGTATCATTTTACACCAAAGAATGAAGATGATGAATGGAATGTCAAGTGCGAAGAGAGTATTCAGAAATAA
- the LOC128165189 gene encoding EF-hand calcium-binding domain-containing protein 7-like isoform X2: MSRRSSRVSMTGDNGEFYLECKAAYLSIYDSVKDEIDSVEDLVQVLQQAGRNPSKKVLARYWKSDTEHLTFDEFVDICKKEKATTADDLMKAFRKIDINGDGYISLEELYKIMTTKGEKMSRSDVKKMIDEVDENKDGRLDYGEFCKMIMETTEECKKVSRKIMEKKELKRRKEDQTKTSYSERPMSASSRSNKDKNEDTPADPEPSESPSKENATTEKEMGSKVSLRSKGSDQASIKGSRVSLKSNKNEDQSKSQDMGSRGSVKENEEEGQEEENMGSSSTLKETEPAPSDQNMGSKVSVKTTEEGTALDSGSKASLKSDTKKDSLGSRASLRSKGDGISSEEVKKSSASLRSKEDKPEGMGSKVSLHSRRESKGEIEGSKASLKSKDSDVIKQENMGSRTSLKSHGEMGSKVSLKSKAESNMGSKVSIKSKSESNAALEAAATDDEENLRVRPTARARKDSKSMRQINEGSMFGSFASVKSGASLAGSRKSLLSVDDLPKPSPRNKKSKGPAAASLAKLSEPKNLKEWTHATSKGMFYIDEETEKLLCHQYNLKLTEDTSVWITIQPIKTRCQADSDQVIDTGLFILRDKPDEDGNVLITFTRHRDAKGKYGVKCSLDAGNYRIIPFTTGSRLKKRESDPSSAAKLLQLKDGKYTISKAFRKVLEDIFDLSDLDGNGTMSREEFNWYNIRTSDEEVGDDEWEVVEERLELEDGEITKNGFLQLNEMEAEDSNGDEDDMWVTLESLGINKELVMDEACPFVIDVYTEDCDDAEFKVEAIEDMMDKLQRPLCQSVMEKGEATKVKGMKDLTMFTYMSDTRATIVVDNKSYSSVRLNLDCSGSRNCLTNQPSLDETFSVKSQSQIIAYHFTPKNEDDEWNVKCEESIQK; the protein is encoded by the exons ATGTCAAGACGGTCCAGTCGAGTCTCCATGACTGGAGATAATGGGGAGTTTTATCTTGAGTGTAAAGCAGCTTACCTCTCCATCTATGACAGTGTCAAGGATGAGATTGATTCTGTAGAAGACCTAGTGCAAG TTTTACAGCAGGCAGGCAGAAATCCATCAAAGAAAGTTTTAGCCAGATACTGGAAATCTGACACag AGCACTTGACATTCGATGAGTTTGTGGACatttgcaaaaaagaaaaagccaCCACAGCGGATGACTTGATGAAAGCATTTAGGAAAATAGATATTAATGGAGATGGTTATATTTCATTAGAGGagctctacaaaataatgaCCACT AAAGGTGAAAAAATGAGCCGTTCAGATGTCAAAAAGATGATTGATGAAGTGGACGAAAACAAAGATGGACGTCTGGACTATGGAGAA TTTTGCAAGATGATCATGGAAACAACAGAGGAATGTAAGAAAGTGTCAAGGAAGATCATGGAGAAAAAAGAACTTAAAAGAAGGAAGGAAGATCAGACAAAAACAA GTTACAGTGAGAGACCCATGTCTGCCTCTTCCAGATCAAATAAAG ATAAAAATGAGGACACACCTGCAGATCCAGAACCGTCAGAATCTCCTAGCAAAGAAAATGCCACAACAGAAAAGGAAATGGGGTCAAAGGTTTCACTGAGGTCAAAAGGAAGTGACCAGGCATCTATCAAAGGATCAAGGGTTTCACTGAAATCAAATAAGAATGAAGACCAGTCCAAATCCCAAGATATGGGGTCTAGAGGTTCAGTAAAGGAAAATGAGGAAGAAGGACAAGAGGAGGAAAATATGGGATCTAGTAGTACACTGAAAGAGACAGAGCCAGCACCATCAGACCAAAACATGGGATCTAAAGTTTCAGTCAAAACCACAGAGGAAGGAACTGCATTAGATTCAGGGTCAAAGGCTTCTTTAAAGTCTGACACAAAGAAAGATAGTTTGGGTTCCAGAGCTTCACTGAGGTCTAAAGGCGATGGGATCAGTAGCGAGGAAGTTAAAAAGTCTTCTGCCTCCTTGAGGAGCAAGGAAGACAAACCTGAAGGCATGGGATCCAAAGTATCATTGCATTCAAGAAGGGAATCCAAAGGAGAAATTGAGGGATCAAAAGCATCTCTGAAGTCAAAAGACAGTGATGTTATCAAACAGGAAAATATGGGATCTAGAACATCACTCAAGTCCCATGGGGAAATGGGATCTAAAGTTTCCCTGAAGTCTAAAGCAGAATCCAATATGGGATCGAAAGTGTCTATTAAATCCAAAAGTGAGTCTAATGCAGCATTAGAGGCAGCAGCTACAGATGATGAGGAAAATCTCAGAGTGAGGCCAACTGCTCGTGCTAGAAAGGACAGTAAATCCATGAGACAAATCA ATGAAGGGAGTATGTTTGGTTCATTTGCCTCCGTAAAATCAG GTGCATCATTGGCAGGATCAAGGAAGTCTTTGCTTAGTGTTG ATGATCTTCCAAAGCCATCTCCAAGGAACAAGAAGTCCAAAGGTCCGGCTGCAGCTTCCTTGGCTAAACTTTCAGAACCCAAAAACCTAAAG gAATGGACACATGCAACTAGTAAAGGGATGTTTTACATTGATGAAGAGACAGAAAAGCTTCTCTGTCATCAGTATAATCTTAAATTGACAGAGGACACATCTGTGTGGATCACAATCCAGCCAATCAAAACTCGCTGTCAAG CTGATTCGGACCAGGTCATAGACACAGGCTTGTTTATCCTGAGAGACAAACCGGATGAAGATGGCAATGTCCTTATAACGTTTACAAGGCACAGAGATGCAAAGGGG aaatatGGAGTGAAATGTTCTTTGGACGCAGGAAACTACCGCATCATTCCCTTCACAACAGGATCTCGTCTCAAAAAACGAGAGAGCGATCCTTCAAGTGCAGCAAAATTGCTACAACTCAAAGATGGAAAATATACCATATCCAAGGCCTTCAG GAAAGTGCTAGAAGACATCTTTGACCTGTCTGACCTTGACGGGAATGGGACAATGAGTCGGGAGGAGTTCAACTGGTACAACATCCGGACGAGTGATGAGGAGGTCGGCGATGATGAGTGGGAGGTGGTGGAGG AGAGACTGGAACTTGAGGATGGCGAAATTACAAAGAATGGTTTCCTCCAGCTGAATGAAATGGAGGCAGAGGATTCTAATGGAGATGAGGACGACATGTGGGTGACACTGGAGAGTCTGGGCATCAACAAAGAGCTGGTCATGGATGAG GCTTGTCCATTCGTAATTGATGTCTACACAGAAGACTGTGATGATGCTGAATTTAAAGTGGAAGCCATTGAAGACATGATGGATAAACTGCAGCGTCCCTTGTGTCAGTCTGTGATGGAAAAG GGTGAAGCCACCAAGGTGAAGGGTATGAAGGATTTAACGATGTTCACATATATGAGTGACACCAGAGCCACCATTGTAGTAGACAATAAG TCTTACAGTAGTGTCCGTTTAAACCTTGATTGTTCTGGCAGCCGAAATTGTCTGACAAATCAACCCTCATTGGATGAAACATTCTCTGTCAAATCACAGTCTCAGATC ATTGCGTATCATTTTACACCAAAGAATGAAGATGATGAATGGAATGTCAAGTGCGAAGAGAGTATTCAGAAATAA
- the LOC128165189 gene encoding EF-hand calcium-binding domain-containing protein 7-like isoform X1, with product MSRRSSRVSMTGDNGEFYLECKAAYLSIYDSVKDEIDSVEDLVQVLQQAGRNPSKKVLARYWKSDTEHLTFDEFVDICKKEKATTADDLMKAFRKIDINGDGYISLEELYKIMTTKGEKMSRSDVKKMIDEVDENKDGRLDYGEFCKMIMETTEECKKVSRKIMEKKELKRRKEDQTKTSDSRSGSQVSVRSAASVKSYSERPMSASSRSNKDKNEDTPADPEPSESPSKENATTEKEMGSKVSLRSKGSDQASIKGSRVSLKSNKNEDQSKSQDMGSRGSVKENEEEGQEEENMGSSSTLKETEPAPSDQNMGSKVSVKTTEEGTALDSGSKASLKSDTKKDSLGSRASLRSKGDGISSEEVKKSSASLRSKEDKPEGMGSKVSLHSRRESKGEIEGSKASLKSKDSDVIKQENMGSRTSLKSHGEMGSKVSLKSKAESNMGSKVSIKSKSESNAALEAAATDDEENLRVRPTARARKDSKSMRQINEGSMFGSFASVKSGASLAGSRKSLLSVDDLPKPSPRNKKSKGPAAASLAKLSEPKNLKEWTHATSKGMFYIDEETEKLLCHQYNLKLTEDTSVWITIQPIKTRCQADSDQVIDTGLFILRDKPDEDGNVLITFTRHRDAKGKYGVKCSLDAGNYRIIPFTTGSRLKKRESDPSSAAKLLQLKDGKYTISKAFRKVLEDIFDLSDLDGNGTMSREEFNWYNIRTSDEEVGDDEWEVVEERLELEDGEITKNGFLQLNEMEAEDSNGDEDDMWVTLESLGINKELVMDEACPFVIDVYTEDCDDAEFKVEAIEDMMDKLQRPLCQSVMEKGEATKVKGMKDLTMFTYMSDTRATIVVDNKSYSSVRLNLDCSGSRNCLTNQPSLDETFSVKSQSQIIAYHFTPKNEDDEWNVKCEESIQK from the exons ATGTCAAGACGGTCCAGTCGAGTCTCCATGACTGGAGATAATGGGGAGTTTTATCTTGAGTGTAAAGCAGCTTACCTCTCCATCTATGACAGTGTCAAGGATGAGATTGATTCTGTAGAAGACCTAGTGCAAG TTTTACAGCAGGCAGGCAGAAATCCATCAAAGAAAGTTTTAGCCAGATACTGGAAATCTGACACag AGCACTTGACATTCGATGAGTTTGTGGACatttgcaaaaaagaaaaagccaCCACAGCGGATGACTTGATGAAAGCATTTAGGAAAATAGATATTAATGGAGATGGTTATATTTCATTAGAGGagctctacaaaataatgaCCACT AAAGGTGAAAAAATGAGCCGTTCAGATGTCAAAAAGATGATTGATGAAGTGGACGAAAACAAAGATGGACGTCTGGACTATGGAGAA TTTTGCAAGATGATCATGGAAACAACAGAGGAATGTAAGAAAGTGTCAAGGAAGATCATGGAGAAAAAAGAACTTAAAAGAAGGAAGGAAGATCAGACAAAAACAA GTGACTCTAGGTCAGGTTCTCAGGTCTCAGTGAGATCAGCAGCATCTGTGAAAA GTTACAGTGAGAGACCCATGTCTGCCTCTTCCAGATCAAATAAAG ATAAAAATGAGGACACACCTGCAGATCCAGAACCGTCAGAATCTCCTAGCAAAGAAAATGCCACAACAGAAAAGGAAATGGGGTCAAAGGTTTCACTGAGGTCAAAAGGAAGTGACCAGGCATCTATCAAAGGATCAAGGGTTTCACTGAAATCAAATAAGAATGAAGACCAGTCCAAATCCCAAGATATGGGGTCTAGAGGTTCAGTAAAGGAAAATGAGGAAGAAGGACAAGAGGAGGAAAATATGGGATCTAGTAGTACACTGAAAGAGACAGAGCCAGCACCATCAGACCAAAACATGGGATCTAAAGTTTCAGTCAAAACCACAGAGGAAGGAACTGCATTAGATTCAGGGTCAAAGGCTTCTTTAAAGTCTGACACAAAGAAAGATAGTTTGGGTTCCAGAGCTTCACTGAGGTCTAAAGGCGATGGGATCAGTAGCGAGGAAGTTAAAAAGTCTTCTGCCTCCTTGAGGAGCAAGGAAGACAAACCTGAAGGCATGGGATCCAAAGTATCATTGCATTCAAGAAGGGAATCCAAAGGAGAAATTGAGGGATCAAAAGCATCTCTGAAGTCAAAAGACAGTGATGTTATCAAACAGGAAAATATGGGATCTAGAACATCACTCAAGTCCCATGGGGAAATGGGATCTAAAGTTTCCCTGAAGTCTAAAGCAGAATCCAATATGGGATCGAAAGTGTCTATTAAATCCAAAAGTGAGTCTAATGCAGCATTAGAGGCAGCAGCTACAGATGATGAGGAAAATCTCAGAGTGAGGCCAACTGCTCGTGCTAGAAAGGACAGTAAATCCATGAGACAAATCA ATGAAGGGAGTATGTTTGGTTCATTTGCCTCCGTAAAATCAG GTGCATCATTGGCAGGATCAAGGAAGTCTTTGCTTAGTGTTG ATGATCTTCCAAAGCCATCTCCAAGGAACAAGAAGTCCAAAGGTCCGGCTGCAGCTTCCTTGGCTAAACTTTCAGAACCCAAAAACCTAAAG gAATGGACACATGCAACTAGTAAAGGGATGTTTTACATTGATGAAGAGACAGAAAAGCTTCTCTGTCATCAGTATAATCTTAAATTGACAGAGGACACATCTGTGTGGATCACAATCCAGCCAATCAAAACTCGCTGTCAAG CTGATTCGGACCAGGTCATAGACACAGGCTTGTTTATCCTGAGAGACAAACCGGATGAAGATGGCAATGTCCTTATAACGTTTACAAGGCACAGAGATGCAAAGGGG aaatatGGAGTGAAATGTTCTTTGGACGCAGGAAACTACCGCATCATTCCCTTCACAACAGGATCTCGTCTCAAAAAACGAGAGAGCGATCCTTCAAGTGCAGCAAAATTGCTACAACTCAAAGATGGAAAATATACCATATCCAAGGCCTTCAG GAAAGTGCTAGAAGACATCTTTGACCTGTCTGACCTTGACGGGAATGGGACAATGAGTCGGGAGGAGTTCAACTGGTACAACATCCGGACGAGTGATGAGGAGGTCGGCGATGATGAGTGGGAGGTGGTGGAGG AGAGACTGGAACTTGAGGATGGCGAAATTACAAAGAATGGTTTCCTCCAGCTGAATGAAATGGAGGCAGAGGATTCTAATGGAGATGAGGACGACATGTGGGTGACACTGGAGAGTCTGGGCATCAACAAAGAGCTGGTCATGGATGAG GCTTGTCCATTCGTAATTGATGTCTACACAGAAGACTGTGATGATGCTGAATTTAAAGTGGAAGCCATTGAAGACATGATGGATAAACTGCAGCGTCCCTTGTGTCAGTCTGTGATGGAAAAG GGTGAAGCCACCAAGGTGAAGGGTATGAAGGATTTAACGATGTTCACATATATGAGTGACACCAGAGCCACCATTGTAGTAGACAATAAG TCTTACAGTAGTGTCCGTTTAAACCTTGATTGTTCTGGCAGCCGAAATTGTCTGACAAATCAACCCTCATTGGATGAAACATTCTCTGTCAAATCACAGTCTCAGATC ATTGCGTATCATTTTACACCAAAGAATGAAGATGATGAATGGAATGTCAAGTGCGAAGAGAGTATTCAGAAATAA